The DNA sequence CCATGCCGCAGAACGGCGATGACGGCCGCTTCACCGACCGCACCATCATCGTGACCGGCGCCGGATCCGGCATCGGCCGCGCCGCCGCGGTCCGCGTCGCCGCCGAAGGCGGGCACGTGGTGGCCGCCGATCTCGACCCGGCCCGGCTGGCCGACCTCGTCGCGCAGTGCGGCGAGGAATCCGTCACCGCCGTCGCGGGGGACATCACCGAGCCGGCGGTGCTGGCGCGGGTCGTCGCGGCGGGCGGCAGCCGGATCGACGGGCTGGCCAACGTGGCCGGGATCATGGACGGTTTCCTGCCACCGTCCGAAGTGGACGACGCGGTGTGGGACCGCGTGCTGGGCATCAACCTGACCGCGACCATGCGGCTGACCCGGGCGGTC is a window from the Amycolatopsis sp. cg9 genome containing:
- a CDS encoding SDR family NAD(P)-dependent oxidoreductase: MPQNGDDGRFTDRTIIVTGAGSGIGRAAAVRVAAEGGHVVAADLDPARLADLVAQCGEESVTAVAGDITEPAVLARVVAAGGSRIDGLANVAGIMDGFLPPSEVDDAVWDRVLGINLTATMRLTRAVLPGMIEAGRGSIVNVASEAALRGSAAGAAYTASKHAVVGYTASVAFFHGAQGVRANAVAPGPTITGIDGGMRSSYAAGRSGPVLRATMPAPAAPEHVAASIVWLLSDDATNVNGVVLPSDGGWSVA